Proteins from one Streptomyces sp. NBC_00289 genomic window:
- a CDS encoding PHB depolymerase family esterase: MLLALLAALVPLLAATVLTTPAAARTETPAAVPAAAPAAVPTATLTEVTGFGDNPSNLQMYVYVPANVTAHPAVVVAVHYCTGSGPAMYSGTEWASLADRYGFVVMYPSVTRASKCFDVSSPQALKRGGGSDPVGIKSMIDWTTRTYDADTTKIFATGISSGAMMTNVLLGDYPDVFAAGAAFSGVPFGCFATTDGSEWNSACSGGTVIHTPQQWGDLVRGAHPGYTGTRPRMQVWHGTEDDVLRYPNFGEEIKQWTNVLGAGQTPAATDSPASGWTRTRYGSTGDQAPVEAISLQGVGHNLYSYGMASRALTFFGLDGSGPAPQPEPGACKVTAGTNAWNTGLTASVTITNTGTTAIAAWQLGFTLPAGQTITNGWGATYAPASGAVTATNASYNGALAPNTSVTIGYQAGHTGNSAAPAAFTLNGKACTTG, encoded by the coding sequence ATGCTCCTGGCGCTTCTCGCCGCACTGGTGCCGTTACTCGCGGCCACCGTTCTCACCACACCTGCGGCGGCCCGGACCGAGACGCCCGCCGCGGTTCCCGCCGCAGCTCCCGCCGCGGTTCCCACGGCGACGCTGACCGAGGTCACCGGGTTCGGCGACAACCCCAGCAACCTCCAGATGTACGTGTACGTCCCGGCGAACGTCACCGCCCACCCGGCGGTCGTGGTCGCCGTGCACTACTGCACCGGCTCGGGTCCGGCGATGTACTCGGGCACCGAGTGGGCCTCGCTGGCCGACCGGTACGGGTTCGTCGTCATGTATCCGTCGGTCACCCGCGCCAGCAAGTGCTTCGACGTCTCCTCCCCGCAGGCGCTGAAGCGCGGCGGCGGCAGCGACCCGGTCGGGATCAAGTCGATGATCGACTGGACCACTCGGACCTACGACGCCGACACGACGAAGATCTTCGCCACCGGCATCTCCTCCGGCGCGATGATGACCAACGTCCTGCTGGGCGACTACCCCGACGTGTTCGCGGCCGGCGCCGCGTTCTCCGGCGTGCCCTTCGGCTGCTTCGCCACCACCGACGGCTCCGAGTGGAACAGCGCCTGCTCGGGCGGCACCGTCATCCACACCCCGCAGCAGTGGGGCGACCTGGTGCGCGGCGCCCATCCCGGCTACACCGGCACCCGCCCGCGCATGCAGGTGTGGCACGGCACCGAGGACGACGTGCTGCGCTACCCCAACTTCGGGGAGGAGATCAAGCAGTGGACGAACGTGCTCGGAGCCGGCCAGACCCCGGCCGCGACCGACTCGCCCGCCTCCGGCTGGACCCGCACCCGCTACGGCTCGACCGGTGACCAGGCCCCCGTGGAGGCCATCAGTCTCCAGGGCGTCGGCCACAACCTGTACAGCTACGGCATGGCCTCCCGCGCGCTCACCTTCTTCGGCCTGGACGGCTCCGGCCCCGCGCCCCAACCCGAGCCGGGTGCCTGCAAGGTGACCGCCGGCACCAACGCCTGGAACACGGGCCTGACCGCCTCGGTCACGATCACCAACACCGGTACGACCGCGATCGCCGCCTGGCAGCTCGGCTTCACGCTGCCCGCCGGCCAGACCATCACCAACGGCTGGGGCGCCACCTACGCGCCCGCGTCCGGCGCGGTGACGGCCACGAACGCCTCGTACAACGGCGCGCTCGCACCGAACACGAGCGTCACCATCGGCTATCAGGCCGGCCACACCGGCAACAGCGCGGCGCCGGCGGCCTTCACGCTCAACGGGAAGGCCTGTACGACAGGTTGA
- a CDS encoding NADH:flavin oxidoreductase/NADH oxidase: MSSLFQPFDLRDVTVPNRVWMPPMCQYSAAPQGPATGAPADWHFAHYGARAAGGTGLIVVEATAVSPEGRISPYDLGIWNDTQVEAFRRITRFLTGQGTVPAVQLAHSGRKASTDRPWKGGAPIGPDAHGWQPVAPSPVAFDDAHPVPGELTVSQIQEVVEQFADAARRALAAGFEIAEIHGAHGYLINEFLSPHSNHRTDGYGGSYGNRTRFALEVVDAVREVWPDEKPLFFRISATDWLDDGGWSADDTVRFAHELHAHGVDLLDVSSGGNASGVRIPLGPGYQVPFAARVKAESPMPVAAVGLITDAEQAEKILANGEADAVLLGRELLRDPSWARRAARELGAEVRVPEQYHRSV; encoded by the coding sequence GTGAGCTCACTCTTCCAGCCCTTCGACCTGCGTGACGTGACCGTCCCGAACCGGGTCTGGATGCCCCCGATGTGCCAGTACTCGGCCGCACCGCAGGGCCCTGCCACCGGCGCACCCGCCGACTGGCACTTCGCGCACTACGGGGCGCGTGCGGCCGGCGGTACCGGCCTGATCGTCGTGGAGGCCACCGCCGTCTCGCCCGAGGGACGCATCTCCCCGTACGACCTCGGGATCTGGAACGACACCCAGGTCGAGGCCTTCCGGAGGATCACGCGCTTCCTCACCGGCCAGGGCACGGTGCCCGCCGTCCAGTTGGCCCACAGCGGCCGTAAGGCCTCCACCGACCGACCGTGGAAGGGCGGCGCGCCGATCGGGCCGGACGCCCACGGATGGCAGCCGGTGGCGCCGAGCCCGGTGGCCTTCGACGACGCGCACCCGGTACCGGGCGAACTGACCGTCAGTCAGATCCAGGAGGTCGTGGAGCAGTTCGCCGACGCGGCCCGTCGAGCCCTGGCCGCCGGATTCGAGATCGCCGAGATCCACGGCGCCCACGGCTACCTGATCAACGAGTTCCTCTCCCCGCACTCCAACCACCGCACCGACGGCTACGGCGGCTCGTACGGCAACCGCACCCGCTTCGCCCTCGAAGTCGTCGACGCCGTACGGGAGGTGTGGCCGGACGAGAAGCCGCTGTTCTTCCGCATCTCGGCGACCGACTGGCTGGACGACGGCGGCTGGTCGGCGGACGACACGGTCCGCTTCGCGCACGAACTGCACGCCCACGGGGTCGACCTCCTCGACGTCTCCTCCGGCGGCAACGCCTCCGGTGTGCGCATCCCGCTCGGCCCCGGCTACCAGGTGCCCTTCGCCGCCCGCGTGAAGGCCGAGTCGCCGATGCCGGTCGCCGCCGTCGGACTCATCACGGACGCCGAGCAGGCCGAGAAGATCCTGGCGAACGGCGAGGCCGACGCTGTCCTGCTGGGCCGCGAACTGCTCCGCGACCCGTCATGGGCGCGGCGAGCCGCACGCGAACTCGGGGCCGAGGTGCGGGTGCCGGAGCAGTACCACCGCTCGGTCTGA
- a CDS encoding ArsR/SmtB family transcription factor, whose translation MTTAAPAAGSRDLPHPAPDEIRLESVLHALSDPMRLRIVRELAADGAELSCSHFDLPVTKSTTTHHFRVLRESGVVRQTYRGTAKLNGLRRGDLDDLFPGLLDTLLAAAERQAARLGG comes from the coding sequence GTGACCACCGCCGCCCCCGCCGCAGGCAGCCGCGACCTTCCGCATCCGGCGCCGGACGAGATCCGGCTGGAGTCGGTGCTGCACGCGCTGTCCGACCCGATGCGGCTGCGGATCGTGCGAGAGCTCGCCGCCGACGGCGCCGAGCTCTCCTGTTCGCACTTCGACCTGCCCGTCACCAAGTCCACGACCACGCACCACTTCCGGGTGTTGCGCGAGAGCGGGGTGGTGCGGCAGACCTACCGGGGCACGGCCAAGCTGAACGGCCTGCGCCGCGGCGACCTAGACGACCTCTTCCCGGGGCTTCTCGACACCCTCCTCGCCGCCGCCGAGCGCCAGGCCGCCCGCCTCGGCGGCTGA